Part of the Kitasatospora sp. NBC_01266 genome, AGGCGCTGGCCGCCGTCGGCGCCGCTGCCGACAACGGTGTCGAGGACTGACATGGTCCCGCTCACCGACACCGCACCGGCGGCCGGACCCGACAGCCGCACCCCCGAGTTCCGCGCGATGCGTCCCGCCTGTGCCGAGGTGCTGGCCGAACTCGGCGACCGCTTCGACGACTTGGTGGTCCTCGCGGCGGACGGCCACGCGCTGGCCATGCGGTTCCTGCGCGCCCACCCCGAGCGGTTCATCGACGTGGGCATCGCCGAGGCCAACCTGGTCGGGGTGGCCGCCGGGATCGCCCGTTCCGGACGGCGCGTGGTGGTCGGCACGATGGCCCCCTTCCTGGTGCGGCGCGCCGCCGAGCAGATCCGGCTCGACGTCTGCCAACCGGGCCTGGACGTGACCCTGGTGGGGATCGGCGGCGGCCTCGGGTACGGAACGCTCGGCGCCACCCACCATGTGACCGAGGATCTGGCCGCGCTGGCCGCGATGCCCGGCACCCGGGTGTTCTGCCCGGTGGACGTGCACGATGCCGCCTGGGCGCTGCGCGAGGCGGTGGCCTGGCCGGGCCCGGCGTACGTCCGACTGGGCGCGCGCGAGGACGAGGTCGTCTTCACCGGCGACGAGGAGTTCTCCGCCACCCGGCCGCGCGAGTTCGGCGAGCCGGGCGGCGCGCTGGTGGTGGCGACCGGGGCGACCGTGCCGCAGGCGCTGCGTGCGGCCGAGCAGGTGCGCGCCACCGGGCTGCCGGTCCAGGTCCTGGCCCTGACCTGCGTGGCGCCC contains:
- a CDS encoding transketolase family protein; its protein translation is MVPLTDTAPAAGPDSRTPEFRAMRPACAEVLAELGDRFDDLVVLAADGHALAMRFLRAHPERFIDVGIAEANLVGVAAGIARSGRRVVVGTMAPFLVRRAAEQIRLDVCQPGLDVTLVGIGGGLGYGTLGATHHVTEDLAALAAMPGTRVFCPVDVHDAAWALREAVAWPGPAYVRLGAREDEVVFTGDEEFSATRPREFGEPGGALVVATGATVPQALRAAEQVRATGLPVQVLALTCVAPFPSAAVAAAARTARVVVTVEEHLAAGGLASGTALALAGRWHGRFVPLAVDGRRAPVADRGDLFRFYGIDSHTISRALTEPAFEPGVTACASS